GATGCGCCGCTACAGCATCCCGCTGGCTCCGGTCCTGATCGCGGTGATCCTCGGCCCGATGGCCGAGACGGAACTGCGGCGGGCGCTGGCCGTGTCCGAAGGGGATCTGGGCATCCTGGTCGGCAGCCCGATCACCGTCACCCTCTACTTGGTGCTCGTGGTGGCGCTGGCCGTCAGCGCAGTGCAGCATCTGCGCCACCGTCGGGATGACCGCCGCGCGGCAGACGCTGAACCGGAGCACGAAACGGTCTAGCAGGTTCACCCGGAGGCGACGGCGGCCAGACGCGGCCGTCCCCGCGGCCGTCCCCTCCGGCGGGAGTTAACAGCCCGTTCGCCGACAGGTTGATCTTCCTCGCACCGGACGTTTCGGTGGGGTCCGGCACCAACGGCCGGGATACGATGCTGAACAGCAACCGCACCCCACCGAAAGACCCCGATGTCACCCCGCAAACTGTTCCGCAGCCTCGCACTGGCCGAAGCCGTGACCTGGACCCTGCTCCTGATCGGCATGTTCGCCAAGTACGTGCTGGACTTCGAAGCCCTCACGCCCATCTTCGGCGGCCTGCACGGCTTCGTGTTCCTCGCTTACGGCGTGGTCACCCTGTTTGTCTGGGCCAACCAGAAATGGCCGGCACGTACCGGCATCCTGGGCCTGGCCACCACGGTGATCCCGTGGGCCACCATTCCCTTCGAAAAGTCCGTGGACCGCCGCGGCCTGCTGAACGGCGGCTGGCGGATGGCACCGGGCGGCGGCGAGCCCACCAACGCCGTGGACCGGGTCTCGGCCCTCGTCCTGCGCCGGCCCATCGTGGCGGGGATCGTGGCGCTGGTGGCCGTTGCCGTGGTCTTCAGCGTCCTGCTGTACCTGGGCCCGCCGGTTCCTCAGGGATAACTGTTCCGAACGGGATAACCGCTAGGACTCCGCGGGCAGCGGGGCGGCACCGGCGGCGCCTGGCTCTGCACCGGGCTTACCACCGGGACGCAGCCGACGCCGGTCCGGACGGTTGGTACGTCCCCCGCGGTACGCCGTCGTCCCCGTCGCCAGGATGAGGACGATCAGGACGGCACAGCCGATGATCACCGAGACCATGGCCATGGCGCCGCCGCCCAGGATCCCGACCAGCGGGCTGATGATCCCGGCCAGGCCCACCTGCAGCGCCCCGATCAGCGCTGCGGCACTGCCGGCCATGTGGCCGTAGTTGTTCAGGGCGAGGATGGAGGAGTTCGAGGCAATGAAGCCGTGCATGCCCAGGACCAGCCACAGCCCGGCGGTCAGGCCGGCGACGCCGCCCAGACCGGTTAGTACGATCACCGGCAGCAGCATGGCCAGACCCAGCAGCAGGAGCACAGCGAGCCGCAGGATTCCCAAGGGGTTATAGCGGCCCACGAGCCAGGCGTTGAGCTGTGCGGAAATCACCATGCCGACGCCGTTGATCGCGAACACGGCGGCGTACTGCGCCGGGCTGAGTCCGTATTCGTCCTGGAAGACGAACGGTGAACCCACCACGTAGCTCATGATTACGGCCATGCCCAGGCCGGGAATCGTGGCCAGCGCCAGGAACTGCCGGTCCTTGAGCAGGACCCGGAAGCCGCTGAACGTACTGGCACCGCCCTTGGTCCGGCGGCGTTCCGGCGGCAGGGTTTCGGGCATCCACTTCAGGACAATTGCTCCGAGGACGACGCCGATCAGGGCCAGAGCGAGGAACACGGCACGCCAGTTCCACAGCCCGGAAACCGCCTGCCCGATGGTGGGGGCCAGCAGTGGGGCCAGACCGATGATCAGCATCAGCCGGGAAAGCATCGCGGCTGCGGAGGATCCGGTGAACCGGTCCCGCACCACGGCCAGGGCCACCACGCCGGCGGCGGCGTTGAAGAAGCCCTGCAGCAGGCGCAGCACAATCAGCGCCCCGATGTTGGGCGCGAGGAAACACAGCAGCGACACCACCACGTGCAGGGCAATGCCGATGATCAGCGGCAGGCGCCGGCCGAAGCGGTCCGAGAACGGACCGATCACCAACTGCCCGACGGCGGCACCAAGCAGCGTGCCGGAGAGGGTGAACTGCGCCGCGGCGGCGCTGGTGTGCAGGTCCTCGGCTACCTCCGGCAGCGCCGGAAGGTACATGTCGGTGGTCACCGCCGGGAGCGCAGCCAGGGCACCGAGCATCAGGATGTACTTGATGCTCGTGCGGGCTGCAGTGCGGTTTCGTGTTCCAGTTTCGGGCGGGGTATCGCTCACAGGCACTCCTGGTGCGGGTTGCGGTTTTCTAAATCCTTACGGGTGCCGGACGCCGGCTCCAGCCAGCACGGCGCGGTAGCCTTCCCGGTACGTGGGGTAGGCAAACTCGAATCCCGTGCCGCGCAGCCGCCGGTTGCTCAGCCTGCGGTTGCCGCCGCGGCTGGTGGATGTTTCGCTTGCGGGCGGCAGTTGCCGGCCCAGTTCGGCGGCGAGGAATCCGAGCACATCTGCCAGCTCCACCGGCTCCATATCCACTCCAACATACAGGGGCGCGGGAGAGGAAACCCGGGTGGTGAGGTGCACGATGGCAGCGGCGGCGTCGTCCCGGTGGATCCGGTTGGTCAGCTGGGTCCGTGCCGGGACGACGGCGGTTCCTGCGGTGACGGAGTCGATCAGCCGGGTGCGTCCCGGCCCGTAAATGCCGGATAAGCGCAGCACCACCGCGTCGGGCCGCCGGGTGTGCAGCAGCTGCTCGGCCTCGAGGATCACGGCACCGGTGGCCGACGCCGGGGCGGCCGGTGTTTCCTCGTCCACCTCGCCGCCGTCGGCGTCGCCGTACACGGCGGTGGAGGAGACGAAGAGGATGCGCCGCGGCTGCACGCCGTCGCGCTCCAGGGCGTCCAGGACGTTCGCGGTACCGGTGAGGTAGGCCGCGCGGTAGGCCTCTTCGGTCCGCTGGTCGGCGGCCACCGCAATCACGACGACGTCGGTATCCGCCGGGATGTGCGGCAAATTCCCGGCGGTCAGGTCCACTGCGGAGCCGGTGATTTGCGCCGGGAGCTTCTCCGGCGAGCGGCGCCAGCCCAGCACGGAAAAGCCGGCCGCAGCGAACCGCAGGCCGGCTTCCGTGCCCAGATCGCCGCAGCCGGCGATCAGGACCGTCATGTTCTACTCAGCCAGGGCGGAGATGACGGCCTTGGCCACATCCTCGCTGGACTGGGG
This window of the Arthrobacter sp. zg-Y919 genome carries:
- a CDS encoding multidrug effflux MFS transporter yields the protein MSDTPPETGTRNRTAARTSIKYILMLGALAALPAVTTDMYLPALPEVAEDLHTSAAAAQFTLSGTLLGAAVGQLVIGPFSDRFGRRLPLIIGIALHVVVSLLCFLAPNIGALIVLRLLQGFFNAAAGVVALAVVRDRFTGSSAAAMLSRLMLIIGLAPLLAPTIGQAVSGLWNWRAVFLALALIGVVLGAIVLKWMPETLPPERRRTKGGASTFSGFRVLLKDRQFLALATIPGLGMAVIMSYVVGSPFVFQDEYGLSPAQYAAVFAINGVGMVISAQLNAWLVGRYNPLGILRLAVLLLLGLAMLLPVIVLTGLGGVAGLTAGLWLVLGMHGFIASNSSILALNNYGHMAGSAAALIGALQVGLAGIISPLVGILGGGAMAMVSVIIGCAVLIVLILATGTTAYRGGRTNRPDRRRLRPGGKPGAEPGAAGAAPLPAES
- a CDS encoding NAD-dependent epimerase/dehydratase family protein codes for the protein MTVLIAGCGDLGTEAGLRFAAAGFSVLGWRRSPEKLPAQITGSAVDLTAGNLPHIPADTDVVVIAVAADQRTEEAYRAAYLTGTANVLDALERDGVQPRRILFVSSTAVYGDADGGEVDEETPAAPASATGAVILEAEQLLHTRRPDAVVLRLSGIYGPGRTRLIDSVTAGTAVVPARTQLTNRIHRDDAAAAIVHLTTRVSSPAPLYVGVDMEPVELADVLGFLAAELGRQLPPASETSTSRGGNRRLSNRRLRGTGFEFAYPTYREGYRAVLAGAGVRHP
- a CDS encoding DUF3817 domain-containing protein produces the protein MSPRKLFRSLALAEAVTWTLLLIGMFAKYVLDFEALTPIFGGLHGFVFLAYGVVTLFVWANQKWPARTGILGLATTVIPWATIPFEKSVDRRGLLNGGWRMAPGGGEPTNAVDRVSALVLRRPIVAGIVALVAVAVVFSVLLYLGPPVPQG